The Fervidobacterium gondwanense DSM 13020 genome window below encodes:
- a CDS encoding DUF4230 domain-containing protein codes for MDVFKSILFIVVFIFLIGLLLFVVVKFAWKQIVDFSAEVFGIGRKVQKISFPTYISEIRKIGRLVTLRAMYQKVYIYNKNKDSVITYEEYKRILASVEDGNIIDKIANFLYGYESAAHLVYVFRAGVDLSEISEENVEIDFETKQATVTVPEAKIFEQYFVEKLEHYTDIYKSLVANLPVEAERKIHEIAEADIDRERERIEAEILPQARERAKIFVEQLLKQLGFETVMVM; via the coding sequence ATGGATGTTTTTAAGTCGATATTGTTTATTGTAGTGTTTATTTTTTTGATAGGCCTACTTTTATTCGTGGTAGTAAAGTTTGCTTGGAAACAAATCGTAGATTTTTCTGCAGAGGTGTTCGGAATAGGAAGAAAGGTCCAAAAGATATCATTTCCCACTTATATATCGGAGATTAGGAAGATAGGAAGACTCGTCACTTTGAGGGCTATGTATCAAAAAGTTTATATATACAATAAAAATAAGGATTCTGTAATAACTTACGAAGAGTATAAGAGAATTTTAGCAAGTGTAGAGGATGGTAATATTATAGATAAGATAGCAAACTTTTTATATGGATATGAATCGGCAGCTCACCTTGTCTACGTTTTTAGAGCGGGAGTTGATTTGAGTGAAATAAGTGAAGAGAATGTTGAAATTGATTTCGAAACAAAACAAGCGACAGTTACCGTACCTGAGGCTAAAATATTTGAACAGTACTTTGTTGAGAAACTCGAGCATTACACAGATATATACAAGTCATTAGTTGCTAATTTACCAGTTGAAGCCGAGAGAAAGATTCATGAGATAGCAGAGGCAGATATTGATAGAGAAAGAGAAAGAATTGAAGCTGAAATACTCCCGCAGGCTAGAGAACGCGCAAAGATTTTTGTTGAACAACTTTTAAAACAGTTAGGCTTTGAGACTGTTATGGTTATGTAG